From Gallaecimonas pentaromativorans, the proteins below share one genomic window:
- a CDS encoding 3-hydroxyacyl-CoA dehydrogenase NAD-binding domain-containing protein, with amino-acid sequence MSIVAVIGAGTMGTAIAALLAGSQHQVTLIDPIPEALARAKARLPDTVNCQAVLTAAADAEVVIEAVPEQIGLKQRIFAELEKAVSTQCILATNTSGLSVNAIGEALSHPERLVGMHFFTPADIIPLVEVIRHRATTDSAVEKVLALLQGLGKKPVVVQKDIPGFIGNRLQHALAREAMSLLEKGVASSEDIDFVARWALGVRLVLTGPLEQRDVNGLDVHHAIAGYLYEDLENTTSPLAILSDKVARGELGVKSGQGFYPWPEPQASEASATRAKRLAALVQWLDDQGA; translated from the coding sequence ATGTCCATCGTGGCCGTTATCGGCGCCGGTACCATGGGTACCGCCATTGCCGCCCTGCTGGCTGGTAGCCAGCACCAGGTTACCTTGATTGACCCCATCCCCGAGGCGTTGGCCAGGGCCAAAGCCCGCCTGCCGGATACCGTTAATTGCCAGGCGGTGCTTACGGCTGCGGCCGATGCCGAGGTGGTGATTGAAGCGGTGCCTGAGCAAATAGGCCTTAAACAGCGCATTTTTGCCGAGCTGGAAAAGGCAGTCAGCACCCAGTGCATTTTGGCTACCAACACCTCGGGGCTGTCAGTTAACGCCATCGGCGAGGCCCTTAGCCACCCCGAGCGCTTGGTGGGCATGCACTTTTTTACCCCTGCCGACATCATTCCCCTGGTGGAAGTGATTCGCCACCGGGCCACCACCGACAGCGCCGTTGAGAAGGTGCTGGCCCTGCTGCAAGGCTTGGGTAAAAAGCCGGTGGTGGTGCAAAAAGACATTCCCGGTTTTATCGGCAACCGCCTGCAACATGCCCTGGCCCGCGAGGCCATGTCGCTTTTGGAAAAAGGCGTGGCCAGCAGCGAAGACATCGACTTTGTGGCCCGCTGGGCCCTTGGGGTGCGGCTGGTACTGACCGGGCCTTTGGAGCAGCGCGACGTAAACGGCCTTGACGTGCACCACGCCATTGCCGGTTACCTCTATGAAGACCTTGAAAACACCACCTCGCCCCTTGCCATCCTCTCGGACAAAGTGGCCCGCGGCGAGCTGGGGGTAAAAAGCGGCCAGGGCTTTTACCCCTGGCCCGAGCCACAGGCCAGCGAGGCCTCTGCCACCCGC